One genomic segment of Bacteroidota bacterium includes these proteins:
- a CDS encoding glycoside hydrolase family 13 protein, which translates to MRNIVLILSFQLIMINLLFSSTISLEKIEPMFWWTKMKNPNLQLMVYGKNIAETKAYIDYAGVEIKKQSQVENPNYLFVDLIISKNAKAGKFYISFKKGKKVIEKFEYELKARKDDSQNRDGFNSSDAIYLLMPDRFSNGNPANDNVNGMLEKSNRTKPLGRHGGDIQGIENHLDYLEELGITALWLNPLLENNMPVESYHGYAITDFYKTDTRFGTNEDYLRLVEKCHSHGIKVIIDLIFNHCGSKHWWMNDLPMQNWIHQFPEFTRSNYRAGTIVDPYASDFDKNKMQTGWFDKTMPDLNQNNEFLSNYLIQNSIWWIEYANLDGVRMDTYPYPYKNMMTKWAKRVMAEYPNFNIVGEAWLGKPSLVSYWQKDALNFDGFNSHLPSVFDFPLMYKLSSAFNENDGWDTGLSSLYDILGEDFLYPNPDNLVTFLDNHDGDRFFNKINGIFNSYKMATAFLLTIRGIPQIYYGTEILMDGKEHVSHGDIRKDFPGGWENDKENAFLQSGRSKKQDEAFNYMSKLLNWRKNNEVIHTGNLKHFIPENGIYVYFRYNSENAVMVILNNNDKSKTIDTKRFNECLANYNSGSEIITDKELLDISTISIGKKSAMIIELKK; encoded by the coding sequence ATGAGAAATATTGTATTAATTCTTAGTTTTCAGCTTATTATGATTAATTTGTTATTTTCTTCCACTATTTCATTGGAAAAAATTGAACCCATGTTTTGGTGGACAAAAATGAAAAATCCGAATCTTCAGTTGATGGTCTATGGTAAAAATATTGCTGAAACAAAGGCGTATATAGATTATGCCGGAGTCGAAATAAAAAAACAAAGCCAGGTAGAAAATCCGAATTACTTGTTTGTCGATTTAATAATTTCTAAAAATGCCAAAGCCGGGAAATTTTATATCTCCTTCAAAAAAGGGAAAAAAGTAATAGAAAAGTTCGAATATGAATTGAAAGCAAGAAAAGACGATTCTCAAAATCGGGATGGTTTTAATAGTTCTGATGCCATATATTTATTAATGCCTGATCGTTTCTCGAACGGAAATCCCGCAAACGATAATGTGAACGGAATGCTTGAAAAGTCGAATAGAACTAAGCCACTTGGCAGGCACGGTGGCGACATCCAAGGAATAGAAAATCATTTAGATTATCTTGAAGAATTGGGCATTACCGCACTTTGGTTAAATCCTCTGCTCGAAAACAATATGCCGGTAGAATCTTATCATGGCTATGCAATCACCGATTTTTATAAAACTGATACTCGTTTCGGAACAAATGAAGATTATCTCAGACTTGTTGAAAAATGTCATAGTCATGGAATAAAGGTAATTATTGATTTGATTTTTAATCATTGCGGTAGTAAGCATTGGTGGATGAATGATTTGCCAATGCAAAATTGGATTCATCAGTTTCCTGAATTTACTCGATCAAATTATAGAGCCGGTACTATTGTTGATCCATATGCCTCTGATTTTGACAAAAATAAAATGCAAACAGGTTGGTTCGACAAAACCATGCCCGACCTGAATCAAAACAACGAATTTCTTTCTAATTATTTAATACAAAACAGTATTTGGTGGATAGAATATGCCAATCTTGATGGCGTTAGAATGGATACTTATCCATATCCATACAAAAATATGATGACTAAATGGGCAAAACGAGTAATGGCTGAATACCCGAATTTTAATATAGTAGGGGAGGCATGGCTTGGCAAACCATCTTTGGTTTCATATTGGCAAAAAGATGCACTTAATTTTGATGGTTTCAACTCTCATTTACCGAGTGTTTTTGATTTTCCGCTTATGTATAAATTGAGCTCAGCTTTTAACGAAAACGATGGATGGGACACAGGTTTGAGCAGTTTGTACGATATTCTTGGAGAAGACTTTTTGTACCCAAATCCCGACAATCTTGTAACATTTCTCGACAATCATGATGGAGATAGGTTTTTCAATAAAATCAATGGAATTTTTAATAGCTATAAAATGGCTACGGCTTTTTTGTTGACAATCAGAGGGATACCACAAATTTATTATGGCACCGAAATTCTGATGGACGGAAAAGAGCATGTAAGTCATGGAGATATTCGTAAAGATTTTCCGGGAGGTTGGGAAAACGATAAAGAAAATGCTTTTCTACAAAGTGGTAGAAGTAAAAAGCAAGACGAAGCTTTCAACTATATGTCGAAATTGTTGAACTGGCGAAAAAACAATGAAGTAATTCATACCGGAAATTTGAAGCATTTTATTCCCGAGAATGGAATTTATGTTTATTTCAGATACAATTCTGAGAATGCTGTTATGGTAATATTAAATAATAATGATAAATCTAAAACCATTGATACCAAAAGGTTTAACGAATGTTTAGCAAATTATAATTCTGGTTCTGAAATAATCACCGACAAGGAATTGTTAGACATTTCAACAATTTCGATTGGCAAAAAATCTGCAATGATAATTGAATTGAAAAAGTGA
- a CDS encoding alpha-amylase, which produces MKKLPLFLLILFLFNSCNQVAEKIEASENARFEKLASPITLNNSISEINLADYFPQVSDIDSFTFEHSFEQISYENGIIKIKSDAKNIPFLSTQNIWAKGEIYSILLKKSSKIFQKVVFDPNKKSYEKVQLKGEMNAWNASATYLEFENGIWHTGFFLSPGKYSYQFVVDDRPILDPNNPDSVDNNIGGFNSVLMVGEISKTKPILSTIKSYGSEILIESEFSVDEVFVFWQNFRLNENQYSVENNQIKINIPEQSKQSQRSYIRVWAFNGSGVSNDLLIPLSKNSIVSKTTELNRADWYSSIIYNIMVDRFNNGNIQNDQPTKNPDILPKANYFGGDIEGIKKKISDGYFSNLGINTIWISPIVQNALGAYGEFPEPFTRFSAYHGYWPTSFTKIDFHFGTSQDFHNLVETAHNSNLNILLDFVANHVHEKHPIYKKHPDWATSLYLPDGTLNTEKWDEHRLTTWFDTFLPTLDLSKPEVYEMLSDSAVFWIKEYNIDGFRHDATKHIPEVFWRTLTKKLKLQIRNTNSNIYQIGETYGTRELIGTYINSGELDAQFDFNIYDDAVAVFAKDDESFERLSNSLNESFKYYGNHHLMGNITGNQDRPRFITYASGAITFAEDSKKAGWTREINVEDKIGYKKMALLSAFVMTIPGIPIIFYGDEFGMVGANDPDNRRMMRFDNLNDDENILRDITSKLISLRKNNLPLIYGDTKILKVTKKTFVFARTYFDQIAIVVFNKSNNSNTIDFEIPDRFSGKKFKASFNSKWKISENNMEIEIAGNSFEVILF; this is translated from the coding sequence ATGAAAAAATTACCATTGTTTTTACTAATATTATTTCTATTCAATTCTTGTAATCAAGTAGCTGAAAAAATAGAAGCATCAGAAAATGCCAGATTTGAAAAACTTGCTAGTCCCATTACTTTAAATAATTCTATAAGCGAGATAAATTTAGCTGATTATTTCCCACAAGTTTCGGATATTGATTCATTTACATTTGAACATTCTTTCGAGCAGATTTCTTATGAAAATGGAATAATCAAAATAAAATCAGATGCTAAAAATATTCCTTTTTTGAGCACACAAAACATTTGGGCAAAAGGTGAAATTTATTCAATTCTCCTTAAAAAATCGAGTAAAATATTTCAAAAAGTCGTTTTTGATCCGAATAAAAAGAGTTACGAAAAAGTTCAACTTAAAGGCGAAATGAATGCCTGGAATGCCTCAGCTACCTATTTAGAATTTGAAAATGGAATTTGGCATACCGGATTTTTTCTTTCGCCAGGAAAATATTCCTACCAATTTGTGGTTGATGACCGCCCAATTTTAGATCCAAACAATCCTGATTCTGTTGATAATAATATTGGTGGCTTTAACTCAGTTCTCATGGTTGGCGAAATCAGTAAAACTAAGCCTATACTTTCCACAATTAAATCTTATGGCTCCGAAATTCTGATAGAGAGCGAATTTTCTGTTGATGAAGTTTTTGTGTTTTGGCAAAATTTCAGATTAAATGAAAATCAATATTCTGTAGAGAACAATCAAATTAAAATAAATATCCCGGAACAATCGAAACAATCTCAACGATCGTACATAAGAGTTTGGGCGTTTAATGGTTCCGGAGTTTCAAACGATTTGTTAATACCTTTATCAAAAAATAGTATAGTTTCCAAAACTACGGAATTAAATAGAGCCGACTGGTATTCATCAATAATCTATAATATTATGGTTGATCGTTTCAATAATGGAAACATTCAAAACGACCAGCCAACAAAAAATCCCGACATATTGCCAAAAGCTAATTATTTTGGAGGTGATATTGAGGGAATTAAGAAAAAAATCTCAGATGGTTATTTTTCCAATTTAGGAATAAATACTATTTGGATTTCACCAATCGTACAAAATGCACTCGGTGCATATGGCGAGTTTCCTGAACCTTTCACTCGATTTTCAGCTTATCATGGATATTGGCCAACATCTTTCACAAAAATTGATTTTCATTTTGGAACTTCTCAGGACTTTCATAATTTGGTAGAAACAGCTCACAACAGTAATCTTAATATCCTTTTAGATTTTGTAGCAAATCATGTTCACGAAAAACATCCTATTTACAAAAAACATCCTGATTGGGCTACCTCATTGTATTTGCCCGATGGTACTTTAAATACCGAAAAGTGGGACGAACACCGACTCACAACCTGGTTTGATACTTTTTTGCCAACATTAGATTTATCGAAACCCGAAGTTTATGAAATGCTCTCAGACTCAGCAGTTTTCTGGATAAAAGAATACAATATAGACGGATTTAGGCACGATGCAACCAAACATATTCCAGAAGTTTTTTGGCGTACACTAACAAAAAAATTAAAACTCCAAATCAGAAATACTAATAGTAATATTTATCAAATTGGGGAAACCTATGGAACTCGTGAATTGATAGGAACTTATATTAATTCTGGCGAACTCGATGCACAGTTCGATTTTAATATTTATGACGATGCTGTGGCTGTTTTTGCAAAAGACGATGAGTCTTTTGAGAGGCTTTCAAATTCTTTGAACGAAAGTTTTAAATATTACGGAAATCATCATTTGATGGGAAATATTACAGGAAATCAAGACCGACCGAGATTTATCACCTATGCCAGCGGAGCAATAACTTTTGCAGAAGACTCGAAAAAAGCCGGTTGGACCAGAGAAATAAATGTTGAGGACAAAATTGGCTATAAAAAAATGGCTTTACTTTCGGCATTTGTGATGACAATTCCGGGAATTCCTATAATTTTTTATGGCGACGAATTTGGTATGGTTGGAGCAAACGACCCCGACAATAGAAGAATGATGAGGTTCGATAATTTGAACGATGATGAAAATATACTTCGAGATATTACTTCAAAGCTAATTAGTTTAAGAAAAAATAATCTGCCATTGATTTATGGCGATACCAAAATATTGAAAGTTACAAAAAAAACCTTTGTATTTGCAAGAACATATTTCGATCAAATTGCAATAGTAGTTTTCAATAAATCGAATAATTCTAATACTATTGATTTTGAAATTCCTGATCGATTCTCAGGCAAAAAATTCAAAGCCAGTTTTAATTCTAAATGGAAAATTTCTGAAAATAATATGGAGATTGAAATTGCAGGGAATTCTTTTGAAGTAATTCTATTTTAG